Genomic segment of Plasmodium vinckei vinckei genome assembly, chromosome: PVVCY_10:
CAATTATAGgaattacatttttaattatattcatatttaaaaaaatatcccATTGTAAATTATTGTGCCTTTTATTTGTCCAGTGGCTTAAGTAGCACCATGGGGGAAGCACTaggtaatatatatattccttATCATTCTTATTTAGTTGGTATATTACTAAAGACATTCTATATAACACTTCCTTTTGTAGCTGTAAAAATAAGGAATATCACAATgtggaatatatatattgtacaCATTTGTTCACCGCTGTAAGCATATAGACagttaaagaaataaaataataaatgaaagtATACAATTTATTGCATCCTTGAAttgtcttttatttttccttaGCCATACATTAAATCCTTCACCGATATTTACATCatataaaagatatttctttttttttaaaaaataaaaatgatcacttaagtatatatcatttttgttACATATAAGGGAAGAggattttgtatatatgtcTGTTAATACAATTGATAAAGAACATAAGCAAAGtgaaattaaattatatatatttttcattatgaTAAGTTTGTAGTCAAAATagtgaaattaaaaaaataaaagagtACCATTAGTAAACGAGAATAATATTagtatatcatttttttttttatttcttaattTAGTCTAagcaatttttaaaataacaacaaaagttatgtatatttgtttaatatatcaaaaaaaaagtaataaatacaagatagcaataaaacaaaaattacaCAAAATAAGCAATGCataatgttttttcttaaagtaattcatttatactaacaaaaaaaattattatcatcctatatatattcaatatTTGCTACATTTATAAAGTAGCATAATTAAGCATTGATGCCTATacaatatatgtgtatacaATTTGCGTATACTTCAAGCaagtttatataaaaaaggttTACAGACTTTTCATTTATccatattaattttgtcaaattatttattatattttgtatatttgcatttaaattattttcagtctgaatgttttttaaattaattttcatgcttttttaaattaatttttcatgcttttttaaattaatatttcatgttttttttacatatagtCTTCCTCATTGAAATCGTCGTCATCATCAAATTGCTTTCTTCTTCTGAtctaaaaattataaatgaaCATATGCAATTTTGTGTTAGTTTGTGCgttgtatatattacatactTATGCATTcttatattaaaacatttttgaGTTTATATTAAGGGGCTTACTTCAACGACGGGCTCCTTTTTGTTCATTCTCCCACTTACTTgctataattaataaaaaaaaaataataggcAATAAATAAACTATATGAATATCACAAATAAagcatatttatgtatttatttatcagTGTAAGAAAATacaactatatatatttgtgcTCATATTCAAACCTCTATAAGTTTGATCAGCTGATCTtcatcaatttttttatgcaaTAAACCCATTTGGCTATTCtataaataacaataaatttGTCAACcattataaaacaaaataaaatttgtaaatttataaatgtatataacaataataatgatgtgAAAACTAAGCTATAATTAGTGTCTAGTGTAATAAAATtcgaataaataaaagtgacatatttttattttactcGTATAATTATATCCTCTATTCTTCTGGCATTTTCCTCCTTAACTATAGCTATCCTTGATactataaaaacaatatttatacatatttaaataataaattctaagtatttatttttataatgcaCATTATTTAGTGGGGTGGCaaagaaataatagtaaCGGTTTAATAACATTTGTGtggttattattttaaaaaattttcatacaTCGAGCGTGAGCATCTGGTGTTAGCAAAGACTTTAAGATAATTCTCTTTTGCTCCAATAGTTCCCTATttaattatcaaaaaatgttaatacatattatataggGGTGTAAAagtttatgtaaaaaaaatatgtagaaataaaattgagtattaaaattatatatgcaaatatatattagttATACTCTTGCTTTTGCTTGAGTTGGAGGTCCTTTTTCGCTTTCtgcaaaaataatttaaaaatattttttattaattaaatatgtgtAGACATAAGATAATACACTTATTTGTTAATAAGCATATTTAAAGAGAATATTAAAAGTTTTACATCATCTATATTTTGCCTCGATAGTTCTAATAATTTGGAGTTAACTTCGGCTTGTTCAATATTCATTCTGATCGTTTATGATGTAGAAttgtgtatgtatatataatatttactgatttttgtttatttatttaattataaataacaaCGGAACGTATAGCAACTAATTTTCCACCAAAAATGATGGGGAACAAATCATTTCTTTCttaattatgtaaaaattttaagttatatttaaaacaaagACGACATAAATCGATATACATAATGATGTAACTATTAATTTACAATTACATGCATTACATACgttatatacattatataaagtgattctatttttattcttaatatatatacaccatgttttatataaacaaaatattatacttttctataaattaatatgagAAAATgaattcataaaatatgtttaattattttttttttatctttactatttttttagctaattttttttttttttaatatattcaatttttgtaatattttcaagCCTTTCATTTAAGTAAGCCCTTTCTACTtacattaatttatttccaaaaaaatgtatattgaGATACAAactcataaaaaattgtaaaacattggaatatataaacatttgCAATATTTAGCAAATTATGTAGCCATAATTATATGCACGTATTATACTATATACTATATAACATGTATATATCGCATCCCTTTTTGagagtaaaaaaaattatataaaatgcatatatatatataatatatactttcTTAAAATTTGCCTTAACAAATGTAACTAAGCCTTATGGGGAATCAATACGCATTtagttttgaaaaaaatagtaaaaaaaatggaatattataaattaaaataataataataataaaagtaattaaacaaaaactGTAAATTAAaaccaaataaatattgaaaagAAAACTttgttaaattttaatttaatatcttaattgttttttttttaataaaggaaatacggttttataaaaatattaccaAATTATTtcgtaataaaaaacacaTTATTCTTTAGTTATCCATTATATTGTATAagcatgtatatataagggaaaaaaaacaatgacACATTAATACAATCTTAactatatacatatttataatatatacatgcattatcatatatatatattactaaGTTTTGCATTTCTTTGTGTAGATTTATAtgtttctctttttttattatatttgtttgtttgccgattttaattttataaatcatTATCTTTATACTTTGAAAATTTTGGCAATTAAACATTACCTTTTTACATACATTTGAaaaggtaaaaaaaaaagtaataaatcTTCATTTCAAAATGcgatatatttaatagcTTATTGTGCTCATAAAAaggaacaaaataaaacaagGCAACTATAAATACGAATTTTCATAAAGATATCATACACCTATTTACACACACATTTATTTCCACGACTTATGCCCATAAAATTTTGcccaaaaatattaattttttttacacgGATAACGGAAACAAAGACAAATTATGGGGGTACCTACCTTCTACAAATGGCTAGTAACTAGGTATCCAAAAATCGCGAAAGCGGTATATGAAACTCGGGACAGTGATGTATATTTAAGAAGAGCTagaataaatgaaaatggaGAGTCATATAAAGTATACGATTTAGGGGCATATGTTAATAATACCGATGAAAATCATTGTTCAGACAATGTAAATGgttattttgataatatgtatttagATATGAATGGCATAATCCATTTATGCTCACATGGTGATGGTAGTAAAAAAGCAAAATCAGATGAAGAAATATttcttaatatatttttatatatagaaagattatttgatataattGAGCCCCAAaaacttttatatatggCTATTGATGGTGTTGCTCCAAAAGCTAAAATGAATCAACAACGAAGTAGAAGATTTAAATCTATATTAGCATcagaaattgaaaaaagagCATATATAGAACTtcgaaataaatttttatctgAAAATAGAAATGTTCCTGATGAATATAATCATTGGGAtagtaatattataacaCCAGGTACACAATTTATGCATGAATTATCTATtgctttaaaatattttattgaacataaaattactaatgatgaaaaatggaaaaaaatagttgttatattttctgATGCAAATGTATGTGGTGAAGGAgaacataaaatttataattttataaaatctcAAAGAGCACAAAAAGGATATGATCCTAATACTAGACATGTAATACATGGAATGGATGCTGATCTAATTATGCTTTCATTAGCTAGCCATGaaccatatttttatattttaagagAAATAATTAACTTAGATCAAAAAGATGACGATAAGCCTCAGGTTAAAGATAAATATGTTGGAGTATTTAAAGGAAAGGGTGATCTCCAATATTGCATGAagtatatgaaaaataataatagtactACTACCGATGGAAGCAATAATAaaggaaagaaaaaatattgtaacAAATATAACGATCGAAATTATGCTAACATAAATATGAGTTCTACTTGCTCAattaattatgaaaattggAATGAATTACAAATTTTAGATTTAACTATTTTGAgagaatatttatataaagattTCTTTTTcgatacaaaatataacttAGAAAGATGTATTGAcgattttatatttatttgcttTTTATGTGGAAATGATTTCTTACCCCATTTACCTTCAATATCTATAGCATCAGGAAGTATAGatcaattaattttattatatcagAAGGTGTTACCAGTTTTAGGGGATTATCTTATTAATGAGGGTTCAATGAATTTCCAGGCCTTtactaaatatatatcatttattgCTGAAGTAGAAAGGGAAACATTTGTTTCACAATAtgactttaaaaaaaaaagagaaaaaagaGAATTACAAAAAGATGCATTTAAACGACCAAAGTGCCAAGATGaagggaaaaaaaatgggcAAATGCCTCAAGGACGAAACGGAAGAACAGCACAACAACATGATCaaaatacacaaaaaataaatacagaTAATGGCAATAATCCTTCGAATCCAAATGGACAACCATCTTATGAGCTAAATACAAATCCAAccatatcaaaaaaaaccATGTATGAAAACAAAATCCAAAGTATGCAACCTATACGAAACTTTAAAttcaaagaaaaaaaaggagaAAAAAGTATCAATTTTCTTGTTCGATCTTCATCTTCAACAACTATAGAAACCGGCGCAAATGCCAATATGCCAATTTCAGAGAATAACAAAATGTTACATGACGAGAAAGATGAAGGTGATATTAATGATAGTACCAACATAAATCAAGAGATcccaaataatatttttaatgacGATCAAAttgataatatacataatttagATAACAATTTAGATGGTggtgaaaataatgaatctCAAATTGAGGAAGCCTTAGATGTAAATCCTGATGGTGCAGTATCTGAAGAAGAATCCCcagaaatgaaaaaattaaatgatataattgaattcaatttattattaaaagaagCAATTAAAAAAGCAAATGAATGCGAAAATCCCAAAGAGGATGTCGAACTCGGAGCAGATGATGATCCACATGATTTAAGAACCAGATATTATAAATCTAAATTTCATTTAGATGAAAGTGATAATGTTGATGAATTTGTTAAAGAAGttgtttataaatatattgagGGTTTGGCATGGGtattatgttattatttccaaGCATGTCCTATGTGGCATTGGTATTATCCTTATTATTATGCTCCTTTATCTTCGGATTTACTTATTAAAGATATAAACATATCCTTTGAAGAAGATGAACCATTGTTACCTTTTGAGCAATTATTGTGTGTTTTACCATCAAATTCTAGCCACTGTTTACCTAAAATGTATAGAGAGCTTATGctaaaaaatgaatcacCAATTGTTGATTTTTATCCTAAAACATTtaaagaagaagaaaatggtaaaaaatttaaataccAATGGATTGTTTTATTACCATTTGTTGAAAAGGAAAGAATTATTCGATTTGCAAGAGATCTAGATGATACATTAAcagatgaagaaaaaaaaagaaatcgaagaggattaaataaaatatatatgagtTCAACACATATactttcaaaaaaaattactaCTTCAATGAGAACATacataaaagaaataaaagacaaggaaaaaaatgtggAAGAAATAGAAAATCAAAATGCAGAAACCGATgagcaaaaaaaagatgaaaatggTACAGACACAATCGAAACAaaggataaaaaaaatgtatatgaagtattttttaaaaatatgaatctAAAAATaccaataaataataatgaaaatattaatttatttgggTATCTAAATTGCAAACATGAAGATAGTGATGTAAAtattcttaaaaaaatattccgATTTTCATCCAATTTCTCAACCACTTGTAACAgtgcattttttattcaaccagaatataaaaaacataaatctGCAATATTACCAAATCATATTATACCAAAAAGAGTATTAACAGTAttagatataaataatgaagaaagAAAACTTAGATTTAATGCACCCGCTGCTAAAAGAATGATCTTAAATAGTTTAAGTACAAACCATCcagaaatatattcatatccaaaatacaaaaatatgaagaaTCCAAATTTATACTCAGATCACCATAACCAAAATAGATATCCAAATGATCACATGCAAGGtaataatcaaaattatGGAAATTTTAATCCTAAGGACTATAATTATGTTCATAACCCTCGTAATTATGATTCTTATTCAAATTCATCAAAAAATCAACCACATCACTACAATCAAAATCACCCAaattacaataataattaccCTCCATTATCGCACAATAAAAATGCCCCCTTATATGGTAACAGCCCCCATTCACacgataataaaaatgatagcGATTACAATATGCACAATGGAAACCGTAATATTCAAAATGCTCACaattatcataataatgCAAGAAATAATCACAATAATTATGGGGGGCAAAGAAATACCTACAATAAAGATCCAGGACATCATGATGGATCATACAATAATTCTTATAACCCAAATTATAGCAATAATTACGGAAAACATAGAAATGATAAACCCCTTCCAAACCATTTATACAATTCTGGTGGTAACTACCATGgtagttataaaaataacaattatAACTCTGGAGGAAACAATTACAATAATTATAACCatcataataatgattCACCACATCATTCAAGGAATACCTATAGATATAACGATGGTAATTCACGTGCAGAACCTAAAAAACCACATTATTATAACAGATCTATGCCATATAAAGATAAGGAACATTAAATAGTGTTTAAAGAAgggtatattttttaacccTTTTTTTCTCTCTTTCGatcacaatttttttttaattatacataCAATTATTGTTTCATTGGTGGAAACTGTGGTTTCCTCCATTATTTACATTCGAGTTTAATTGTAATCATAGATTTTTAATTCTataacaaattatataaattgtggtcttatatttattattcgttgcaattttatttattttttccattttcctttccttttttcatttttttttgtggtgtttaattttttatttcgtataattttatattcgcAATAGAAGACActtcattaaaaaagatttaaaaaaatatgtgcaTAAAATGAAGGCTATTTTTggatattatgtatatatagttatatattcatatgggcttaagaaaataaataaatcattGAAAACCTCATGTATCTTCTTATGAGCATGTTCTTTACACAATAAGAATAGTCTTTGgacattttcattatattattttgtgagaaaaagtttaaatataattgttaaTCATTGAAAATGTGCCAATAGGTAGCATATTTCCTTGTAACAACATTTTGGTGTTATGTGCAAAACAAATGACTATTtcaaacataaaaattattttcataaataatacaatataaacctttatataaatatatttgatagGATTAAAAGGAATAATAAAGTgggtaataaataaatatgtatatatataagcttttttattctttatatttttatgacatattaaaacattttctttaaaaattagTCATATACTATTGTGTGCAcagttttattatatcaaaaaaaagtgtatGTGCAAAAAACCAAATTAgtagtaaataaaattatggcTTTGTTCTACTCCTATATTAATCACCTTCAAAAACAACAATAATTCTATTACTTTATAGccatatttaattatagtatttttatacacacacacaaaaaatatatatatagctatattaatgaaccatatttttatgaacaaaaaaaaaaaaaaaaaaaaaaagttgcTGTATCTACACATTTTAAcctgtatttttttcaaattttatgaacaaaatagAGAAAAGGAATAATTCTATTtgtatttccattttttttttggttaTTTCTTGTTTAgtattataataacatGTACACACaacacataaaaaaatgcacacctatataaaaaaaaatatatatatacctataaaatatatacttgtataaatatattatagacTGCTTATTTTAAAGCACATTGTTTGtctaaattaaataaacattgaattgtagatatatatcattagctatttataataacattttaCAGAAATATGCAGCAAATATTATTGCGTTTGAAATTTACAAATACTCCTAAAcattcaaatttttaatactgtgttttatttttattattttaggCTTTGTTTCGTTTTGTACCtttctatttatatttattaatactactttatgttatatttttttttatttactatGTCAATCCTATTTTAacaacatatttttttacgtTGTATAGCATTGTGAATATTcttcttatatttttaaaccttatttctaaaaaatttaatttttagtgaaataatttaatgcacacatatacataaaacgaaaagaatatatagatTTCCTTTTATTGGAATTGTatggtatatttttaattattttgccaaaaaatacatacatatatatatgtttatgcatcatacatatattgaaaatggaaataatagGCGAAAAACCGAgtgtaaattttaatttttttgatgaaGAAGCACAAAACAATggtaatttaaattatttagagagtacaaataattatgacaAAAGGGAAGACATGGATTATTGTTATTCAAATAGAAGAATCTTATTAGACAAAAACAGTGAAAATAGGAGGAAAGAATCACCTAGTAAAAAACCAGGTTTATGTGTAGATGAAATTTGCACATGCGGGTTTCATAAATGCcctaaaataataaagccCCTACCTTTCGAAGGTGAAAGCAATTATAGAAGTGAATTTGGACCAAAACCATTACCAGAAATACTACCAAGAATAGAAAGCAAACCTCATAAATCATTGCCTTTTGAGGGAGAAAGTAACTATAGAAGCGAGTTTGGTCCTAAACCATTACCTGAGTTGCCACCAAGGGTTGAAACAAAATTAGTGAAGTCGTTGCCTTTTGAAGGAGAAAGCTATTATCGAAGTGAGTTTGGACCAAAGCCATTACCCGAGTTGCCACCAAGAGCTGTAACCAAATTAGTGAAATCGTTGCCTTTTGAAGGAGAAAGCTACTATCGAAGCGAATTTGGACCAAAGCCATTACCAGAAATACTACCAAGAGTAGAAAATAAACCTCATAAGACATTACCTTTTGAAGGAGAAAGTAACTATAGAAGTGAATTTGGCCCCAAACCATTGCCTGAGCTTCCACCAAGGGTTGAAACAAAATTAGTGAAATCATTGCCTTTTGAAGGAGAGAGTCATTATAGAAGCGAATTTGGACCAAAAGCCTTACCAGAAATACTACCAAGAATAGAAAGCAAACCTCATAAATCATTGCCTTTTGAGGGAGAAAGTAACTATAGAAGCGAATTTGGTCCTAAACAATTACCTGAGTTACCACCAagaattgaaaataaaccTCATAAGACATTACCTTTTGAAGGAGAAAGTAACTATAGGAGTGAATATGTAAGAAAAGTTATTCCTATTTGCCCAGTAAATTTATTGCCTAAATACCCTACACCTACTTATCCATCtgaacatatattttgggatgatataaaacaaatgtggtattaaaaaaaaataaatatatgaacaaGATAATAATACCATTGCAAGATTACAATGAAATACATTACTTATTTGTGCAGAGATATATGAGTGCATGATgtagtaatatatatgcatatatgacTGTAAGCATATTCTGGCAAAATAAACTatttatgataaatattcattacatgcatgtataaaattttagctacaataaattgtttttctttaaaaaaaaactccTTTGTTTACAATTGTTATTCAACAAATTTTTgccttttatttttttaaatcgcTACTGTCTAATCTACAATATTCCACTATTTTAGAACtcaatatgtataatagtaaagacataaatattttactattCCTTCCATTTTTctcattatatatgcatatatagtTGTTATcgaaaattaataaaaaggaaacaCTAAAATATACGCACATGCAAATTAAGTTGGTTATAATGAATAGGAAATCGATTGAATGAGTTGtgcataaattaaaatagaAAGCCATATTACATCCACAAAATAATGCGGGTCATATTTCATTTCCTATTATTCttataatacattttagttttgtttttattatttttcattttattttttttacaaactttattaatattttttccaagtatatatatccaaTTATGCTTATGTATATTCATCGAAAAACAAAAGAcacaaataaaacatatttagtATATCTTCTTGCgtatattcataaaagTTTGCAAAATtgcttataaaaatatcatacaaataaaatgtgagttaaaattaataaattatttgtgACTATATATGATCGTATGTATATGCAACAAACAGAAAGGTATACATGTGCAAGGAGGATACATAATGAGTTATccttaaaaatgtaaaaacaAACTTGTTATAAgcaaagaatatatatttttaaaacacaTAAAAGCatgtgaaaatattaacaaaacaTTTCC
This window contains:
- a CDS encoding apoptosis-related protein, putative, with the protein product MNIEQAEVNSKLLELSRQNIDDKAKKDLQLKQKQEELLEQKRIILKSLLTPDAHARLSRIAIVKEENARRIEDIIIRNSQMGLLHKKIDEDQLIKLIEQVSGRMNKKEPVVEIRRRKQFDDDDDFNEEDYM
- a CDS encoding exoribonuclease, putative, which encodes MGVPTFYKWLVTRYPKIAKAVYETRDSDVYLRRARINENGESYKVYDLGAYVNNTDENHCSDNVNGYFDNMYLDMNGIIHLCSHGDGSKKAKSDEEIFLNIFLYIERLFDIIEPQKLLYMAIDGVAPKAKMNQQRSRRFKSILASEIEKRAYIELRNKFLSENRNVPDEYNHWDSNIITPGTQFMHELSIALKYFIEHKITNDEKWKKIVVIFSDANVCGEGEHKIYNFIKSQRAQKGYDPNTRHVIHGMDADLIMLSLASHEPYFYILREIINLDQKDDDKPQVKDKYVGVFKGKGDLQYCMKYMKNNNSTTTDGSNNKGKKKYCNKYNDRNYANINMSSTCSINYENWNELQILDLTILREYLYKDFFFDTKYNLERCIDDFIFICFLCGNDFLPHLPSISIASGSIDQLILLYQKVLPVLGDYLINEGSMNFQAFTKYISFIAEVERETFVSQYDFKKKREKRELQKDAFKRPKCQDEGKKNGQMPQGRNGRTAQQHDQNTQKINTDNGNNPSNPNGQPSYELNTNPTISKKTMYENKIQSMQPIRNFKFKEKKGEKSINFLVRSSSSTTIETGANANMPISENNKMLHDEKDEGDINDSTNINQEIPNNIFNDDQIDNIHNLDNNLDGGENNESQIEEALDVNPDGAVSEEESPEMKKLNDIIEFNLLLKEAIKKANECENPKEDVELGADDDPHDLRTRYYKSKFHLDESDNVDEFVKEVVYKYIEGLAWVLCYYFQACPMWHWYYPYYYAPLSSDLLIKDINISFEEDEPLLPFEQLLCVLPSNSSHCLPKMYRELMLKNESPIVDFYPKTFKEEENGKKFKYQWIVLLPFVEKERIIRFARDLDDTLTDEEKKRNRRGLNKIYMSSTHILSKKITTSMRTYIKEIKDKEKNVEEIENQNAETDEQKKDENGTDTIETKDKKNVYEVFFKNMNLKIPINNNENINLFGYLNCKHEDSDVNILKKIFRFSSNFSTTCNSAFFIQPEYKKHKSAILPNHIIPKRVLTVLDINNEERKLRFNAPAAKRMILNSLSTNHPEIYSYPKYKNMKNPNLYSDHHNQNRYPNDHMQGNNQNYGNFNPKDYNYVHNPRNYDSYSNSSKNQPHHYNQNHPNYNNNYPPLSHNKNAPLYGNSPHSHDNKNDSDYNMHNGNRNIQNAHNYHNNARNNHNNYGGQRNTYNKDPGHHDGSYNNSYNPNYSNNYGKHRNDKPLPNHLYNSGGNYHGSYKNNNYNSGGNNYNNYNHHNNDSPHHSRNTYRYNDGNSRAEPKKPHYYNRSMPYKDKEH
- a CDS encoding subpellicular microtubule protein 1, putative; translation: MEIIGEKPSVNFNFFDEEAQNNGNLNYLESTNNYDKREDMDYCYSNRRILLDKNSENRRKESPSKKPGLCVDEICTCGFHKCPKIIKPLPFEGESNYRSEFGPKPLPEILPRIESKPHKSLPFEGESNYRSEFGPKPLPELPPRVETKLVKSLPFEGESYYRSEFGPKPLPELPPRAVTKLVKSLPFEGESYYRSEFGPKPLPEILPRVENKPHKTLPFEGESNYRSEFGPKPLPELPPRVETKLVKSLPFEGESHYRSEFGPKALPEILPRIESKPHKSLPFEGESNYRSEFGPKQLPELPPRIENKPHKTLPFEGESNYRSEYVRKVIPICPVNLLPKYPTPTYPSEHIFWDDIKQMWY